Proteins from a single region of Sediminitomix flava:
- a CDS encoding DUF4381 domain-containing protein, translating into MNENENSIGQLIEPGPIAYTYDTTGWKIVAATLVFLFVLFILWKIYRYLKNTYRREALQYFSTIENTDINLQKQVLEVNKLLKQVAITAYGRQKVISLQKEKWIDFLNSKSKKAIFSDSTEEVLNQYIYKSALSTQEVEQTKQYLDHARTWISKHEL; encoded by the coding sequence ATGAATGAGAATGAAAACAGCATTGGTCAGCTTATTGAGCCTGGACCGATTGCTTATACATACGATACCACTGGTTGGAAAATAGTAGCCGCAACTCTCGTGTTTCTATTTGTTCTTTTCATCCTTTGGAAGATTTACAGATACCTTAAAAATACCTACCGAAGAGAAGCACTTCAATATTTTTCTACGATAGAAAATACAGATATCAATCTTCAGAAACAGGTATTAGAGGTAAATAAGTTACTCAAACAAGTAGCCATAACAGCCTATGGAAGGCAAAAAGTAATTAGCCTTCAGAAAGAGAAATGGATTGATTTTCTGAATAGTAAATCGAAGAAAGCAATCTTCTCTGATTCGACTGAAGAGGTACTAAATCAGTATATCTACAAATCCGCTTTGAGTACACAAGAAGTAGAACAGACTAAACAATACTTAGATCATGCAAGAACTTGGATCAGCAAACATGAACTTTGA
- a CDS encoding AAA family ATPase has product MENNSTLNQILELETQIGSMVIGQDDLIRKLVIGLLADGNLLLESVPGLAKTRTVKSLAKGLDTGLSRIQFTPDLLPSDVTGTEIYQADSEEKFVFQQGPIFSNLILADEINRAPAKVQAALLEAMEERQVSVAGKTHQMAPLFMVLATQNPVEQEGTYPLPEAQMDRFLMHVKITYPSSESEKKILNLVRNENKSDYKKEYKKYAESLVFEAREQIEQITVNEAAVQYIVDLIDATRFPEKYSEELNAWLDYGASPRGSIALDKCARVQAWISKRDYVTSDDIRAVVHDVLRHRLILSYEANAKRITSDQVIDKILEVVAIP; this is encoded by the coding sequence ATGGAGAATAACTCTACCCTCAATCAGATCCTAGAATTGGAAACTCAAATAGGATCTATGGTCATTGGTCAAGATGACTTGATTAGAAAATTAGTCATTGGTCTATTGGCTGATGGAAACCTATTATTAGAAAGTGTGCCTGGTTTGGCAAAAACGCGTACCGTAAAAAGCCTTGCCAAAGGTTTAGACACTGGTTTGAGCCGTATCCAATTCACCCCAGATTTATTGCCTTCAGATGTCACAGGAACAGAAATCTATCAAGCTGATTCTGAAGAAAAATTCGTTTTTCAACAAGGGCCAATATTTAGTAATCTGATCTTAGCCGATGAGATTAACCGTGCTCCTGCCAAAGTGCAAGCAGCATTACTTGAAGCCATGGAAGAAAGACAAGTTTCTGTAGCCGGAAAAACACACCAAATGGCTCCTCTTTTTATGGTTTTAGCCACACAAAACCCTGTAGAGCAAGAAGGTACTTACCCTCTTCCAGAAGCTCAAATGGACCGTTTTCTGATGCACGTCAAGATTACTTACCCTTCTTCTGAGAGTGAGAAGAAAATCTTGAATTTGGTCAGAAATGAAAATAAGAGCGATTACAAAAAAGAGTACAAGAAATACGCAGAATCTCTCGTTTTTGAAGCTAGAGAACAGATTGAGCAGATTACAGTAAATGAGGCTGCTGTTCAGTATATCGTAGACCTTATCGATGCGACACGTTTTCCTGAAAAATATTCTGAAGAATTGAATGCTTGGTTAGATTATGGGGCCAGCCCAAGAGGTTCTATTGCTTTGGACAAGTGTGCAAGAGTACAAGCATGGATTTCAAAAAGGGATTATGTAACCTCAGATGATATCAGAGCTGTAGTACATGACGTGCTTCGTCACCGTCTGATTTTAAGTTATGAAGCTAATGCTAAAAGAATCACCTCAGATCAAGTGATTGATAAAATCCTTGAAGTGGTAGCCATTCCTTAA
- a CDS encoding DUF58 domain-containing protein, with protein sequence MAENHRKYPEEIAITLDDLIKWEYYAAQTGLLPKRPVHSILSGGHASRLRGRGLDFEEVRNYVAGDDIRNIDWKVTARTKVTHTKVFNEEKERPSLVILDQTTQMFFGSERFMKSVIAIQIAALSAFRTLHSGDRVGSFTFTDDEILYFSPKRNRSYMRSVMETLVEKNQELVEKREVKPNLSQLNETLRQATNVAKHDYVMTIISDFNYANEETINHLLHLSKSNDVILVHIADKMDKALPDGNILLTNGHEQIMWNNEKKGAQSKYQKEHEHFSNTIIEEFRKYGIPTVQLNTAEDIADQIRNVFQ encoded by the coding sequence ATGGCTGAAAATCATAGAAAATACCCCGAAGAGATTGCGATCACCTTAGACGATCTCATTAAGTGGGAATATTATGCGGCACAAACAGGTCTTCTTCCTAAACGCCCCGTACATAGCATTTTATCGGGCGGTCATGCTTCTCGCTTAAGAGGACGAGGATTGGACTTTGAAGAGGTTCGAAATTATGTGGCAGGTGATGATATCCGAAATATAGATTGGAAAGTAACAGCTCGTACAAAGGTAACGCACACCAAAGTCTTCAATGAAGAAAAAGAACGTCCGTCATTGGTCATTCTAGATCAGACAACTCAAATGTTCTTTGGCTCAGAGCGTTTCATGAAATCAGTGATTGCCATTCAGATTGCTGCGCTTTCAGCATTCAGAACATTGCATAGTGGAGATCGTGTAGGAAGTTTCACATTTACCGATGATGAAATTTTGTATTTCTCCCCTAAACGAAACCGTTCTTACATGCGATCTGTCATGGAAACATTGGTAGAAAAGAATCAAGAATTGGTTGAAAAAAGAGAGGTAAAACCAAACCTATCTCAACTCAATGAAACCTTGAGACAAGCGACCAATGTGGCCAAACACGACTATGTGATGACCATCATTTCTGATTTCAACTACGCCAATGAAGAAACCATCAACCACCTTCTCCATTTGTCAAAAAGCAATGATGTCATTTTGGTACATATTGCTGATAAAATGGATAAGGCACTACCCGATGGAAATATTCTGCTCACCAACGGACATGAGCAAATCATGTGGAATAATGAGAAAAAAGGGGCTCAATCAAAGTATCAGAAAGAGCATGAGCATTTCTCCAATACCATTATTGAAGAGTTCAGAAAGTACGGAATACCTACTGTACAGCTAAATACGGCTGAAGATATTGCAGATCAAATTCGAAATGTCTTCCAATAA
- a CDS encoding VWA domain-containing protein: MQELGSANMNFEIAYPWVFFLLPLPFLMYWILPPLRVQKDAFKFAMFNRSVKVLDEAPRKSAWIAKRNIVQWASLWIAWSCLLAALSWPRLVAEPEMKVKTSRSFLVAADISFSMDTKDWKVDGKLISRWEATKKLMSDFIEKRKGDRLGLIFFGSNPYLQAPLTTDLETVEWLLDQTEVGMAGQVTNIGSAITYANKVLEKDTLDHKVLLLLTDGRDSEQDVAPMDAVKAIAEDSVKIYTMGIGDPTQKGSDLDEKTLKSIAEATNGKYFLAMDQDQMEKAYEVMNELEPMEFEEEEYRPEVPLYYYPLGLSLFLILIHQVFRGIFHLFFQKA, from the coding sequence ATGCAAGAACTTGGATCAGCAAACATGAACTTTGAAATCGCCTATCCATGGGTGTTTTTCCTCTTGCCTTTGCCTTTCTTAATGTATTGGATTTTGCCTCCATTAAGGGTTCAAAAAGATGCATTCAAGTTTGCGATGTTCAATCGCTCAGTCAAAGTATTGGATGAAGCTCCTCGGAAAAGTGCATGGATTGCGAAACGAAATATTGTACAGTGGGCGAGCCTTTGGATTGCTTGGTCTTGTTTGTTGGCGGCTTTGAGCTGGCCAAGACTTGTAGCCGAACCCGAAATGAAAGTCAAAACGTCGAGAAGCTTTTTAGTTGCGGCTGACATTTCATTTAGTATGGATACCAAAGATTGGAAAGTAGATGGAAAACTCATTTCACGTTGGGAAGCCACAAAGAAACTGATGAGTGATTTTATTGAGAAAAGAAAAGGAGACCGATTAGGACTTATTTTCTTTGGTTCTAACCCTTATCTACAAGCGCCTCTCACCACTGATTTAGAAACGGTAGAATGGCTCCTAGACCAAACGGAAGTAGGTATGGCAGGGCAAGTCACCAATATTGGAAGTGCAATTACTTATGCCAATAAGGTTTTAGAAAAAGATACACTAGATCATAAAGTGCTTTTACTACTTACAGATGGTAGAGATAGCGAGCAAGATGTCGCACCTATGGATGCTGTAAAAGCCATTGCAGAAGATAGTGTCAAAATCTATACAATGGGAATTGGTGATCCTACTCAGAAAGGCTCAGATCTTGATGAGAAAACATTAAAGTCAATTGCAGAAGCTACCAATGGAAAATACTTCTTAGCCATGGATCAAGACCAAATGGAAAAGGCCTATGAGGTTATGAATGAGCTTGAACCTATGGAGTTTGAAGAGGAAGAATACAGACCAGAGGTTCCCTTGTATTATTATCCGCTCGGGCTTTCACTTTTCCTAATCCTTATCCATCAAGTGTTTAGAGGGATTTTTCACCTATTCTTTCAAAAAGCATAA